One genomic window of Nicotiana sylvestris chromosome 10, ASM39365v2, whole genome shotgun sequence includes the following:
- the LOC104237751 gene encoding ARF guanine-nucleotide exchange factor GNOM isoform X1: MGRLRLQSSIKAIEEEPEDCETTSSNKTAIACMINSEVSAVLAVMRRNVRWGGRYASGDDQLEHSLIQSLKTLRKQLFSWQHSGQAISSALYLQPFLDVIRSDETGAPITSVALSSVFKILTLNIFDINTVNIEDAMHSVVDAVTSCRFEVTDPASEEVVLMKILKVLLACMRSKASVVLSNQHVCTIVNTCFRVVHQAGTKSELLQRIARHTMHELVRCIFAHLPEVDNMQHSIVRRHSSTKSEVQVAANDNEYSFSSKLGNGTGTSEYDSLPPSGGFTSSVSTGLLSTDEGIVMGDNGKDNIPYDLHLMTEPYGVPCMVEIFHFLCSLLNVVEHVGMGPRANTMAFDEDVPLFALGLINSAIELGGPAICSHPRLLSLVQDELFRNLMQFGLSLSPLILSMVCSIVLNLYQHLRTELKLQLEAFFSCVVLRLAQSRYGASYQQQEVAMEALVDFCRQKSFMVEMYANLDCDITCSNIFEDLANLLSKSAFPVNSPLSAMHILALDGLIAVIQGMAERIGNGSYDSEYTPINLEEYTPFWMVKCENYSDPDHWVPFVRRRKYIKRRLMIGADHFNRDPKKGLEFLQGTHLLPEKLDPQSVACFFRFTAGLDKNLVGDFLGNHDEFCVQVLHEFAGTFDFQDMNLDTALRLFLETFRLPGESQKIARVLEAFSERYYEQSPQILANKDAALLLSYSIIMLNTDQHNVQVKKKMTEEDFIRNNRHINGGNDLPREFLSELYHSICNNEIRTTPEQGAGFAEMNPSRWIDLMHKSKKTSPYIMCDSKAYLDHDMFAIMSGPTIAAISVVFDHAEHEDVYQTCIDGFLAVAKISACHHLEDVLDDLVVSLCKFTTLLNPSMVEEPVLAFGDDAKARMATVTVFNIANEYGDFIRTGWRNILDCILRLHKLGLLPARVASDAADDSEACSDPGHGKPLTNSSSAAHMQSLGTPRRSSGLMGRFSQLLSLDTEEPRSQPTEQQLAAHQRTLQTIQKCHIDTIFTGSKFLLADSLLQLARALIWAAGRPQKGSSSPEDEDTAVFCLELLIAITLNNRDRIELLWQGVYEHSANIVHSTIMPCALIEKAVFGLLRICQRLLPYKENFADELLKSLHLVLKLDARVADAYCEQITQEVSRLVKANAPHIRSQMGWRNITQLLSFTARHTEASEPGFDALCFIMSEGAHLSPANYVLCIDAARNFAESRTGPADRPACAVHLMAGSVACLARWSKDAREAMAEAEALKLSQDIGEMWLRLVQGLRKVCLDQREVRNHALSSLQMCLTGVDEIYLPHGLWLQCFDIVIFTMLDDLIELTSQKDYRNMEETLVLALKLLTKVFLQLLHELSQLTTFCKLWLGVLNRMEKYMKVKLRGKKSEKLQELVPELLKNTLVVMKSKGVLVQRGALGGDSLWELTWLHVNNIVPSLQSEVFPDNEPGHLDSDQTDIGRSAYDETGPS; the protein is encoded by the exons ATGGGGCGCTTAAGGCTACAATCTAGTATCAAAGCaattgaagaagaaccagaagaTTGTGAGACGACTTCTTCCAACAAAACTGCTATAGCTTGTATGATTAATTCTgaagtaagtgctgttttagcaGTCATGAGAAGAAACGTGAGGTGGGGTGGTCGTTATGCTTCAGGAGATGATCAGCTAGAACACTCTCTAATCCAGTCTCTTAAGACTTTGCGTAAGCAGCTATTTTCATGGCAGCATTCAGGGCAAGCCATCAGTTCAGCCTTATATCTCCAGCCATTTCTGGATGTTATTCGGTCTGATGAAACTGGGGCACCAATCACTAGTGTTGCATTGTCTTCTGTTTTCAAGATTTTGACCCTCAATATTTTTGATATTAATACTGTCAATATTGAAGATGCAATGCACTCTGTTGTCGATGCTGTGACTAGTTGCAGATTTGAGGTGACAGATCCTGCATCAGAAGAAGTTGTATTGATGAAGATACTTAAAGTTCTTTTGGCCTGCATGAGAAGTAAAGCATCGGTTGTGTTGAGTAATCAGCATGTTTGCACCATCGTCAACACATGCTTCAGAGTAGTTCATCAAGCTGGAACAAAAAGTGAGCTCTTACAGCGGATAGCACGTCACAccatgcatgaactcgtgagatgTATTTTTGCGCACCTTCCAGAAGTTGACAACATGCAACATTCCATAGTTAGACGGCACAGTTCTACCAAAAGCGAGGTACAG GTTGCTGCTAATGATAACGAGTACAGTTTCAGTAGCAAGTTGGGAAATGGTACTGGTACCTCCGAATATGATAGCCTACCACCTTCTGGAGGTTTCACTTCTTCTGTTTCCACAGGTCTGCTTAGCACAGATGAAGGCATAGTCATGGGTGATAACGGGAAGGATAACATTCCTTATGACCTACATTTGATGACAGAGCCATATGGTGTCCCATGCATGGTCGAGATATTTCACTTCTTGTGCTCTTTGTTGAATGTTGTCGAACATGTAGGGATGGGTCCTAGAGCAAATACTATGGCATTTGATGAAGATGTTCCTCTATTTGCCCTTGGTTTGATTAACTCAGCCATTGAACTGGGAGGCCCTGCTATTTGCAGTCACCCCAGATTGTTGAGTTTAGTCCAGGATGAATTATTCCGTAATCTAATGCAGTTTGGTTTGTCATTGAGTCCATTGATTCTTTCAATGGTCTGCAGTATTGTTCTAAATCTGTATCAGCACTTGCGTACTGAACTAAAACTACAGCTTGAGGCTTTCTTTTCCTGTGTGGTCTTGAGACTTGCACAAAGTCGTTATGGGGCTTCATACCAGCAGCAGGAAGTAGCAATGGAGGCTCTTGTTGACTTTTGCAGACAAAAATCCTTCATGGTAGAAATGTATGCAAATTTAGATTGCGATATCACCTGCAGTAACATTTTTGAAGACCTTGCGAATTTATTATCTAAGAGTGCATTTCCGGTGAACTCTCCGTTGTCTGCCATGCACATTCTTGCTTTGGATGGTCTGATTGCTGTAATCCAGGGAATGGCTGAGAGGATAGGCAATGGATCCTATGATTCGGAATATACTCCAATAAATCTAGAGGAGTATACTCCATTCTGGATGGTTAAGTGTGAGAACTATAGTGATCCTGATCATTGGGTACCATTCGTACGTCGACGGAAGTACATCAAGAGAAGGTTAATGATTGGAGCTGATCACTTTAATAGGGACCCAAAGAAAGGGCTGGAGTTTCTTCAAGGAACACATCTATTGCCGGAAAAACTTGATCCACAGAGTGTGGCTTGCTTTTTTAGGTTCACAGCTGGGCTAGATAAGAATCTTGTTGGGGATTTTCTTGGAAATCATGATGAATTTTGTGTCCAGGTGCTTCATGAGTTTGCTGGAACATTTGATTTCCAAGACATGAACCTAGATACCGCATTGAGGCTTTTTTTGGAAACTTTCCGATTGCCTGGGGAATCTCAAAAGATAGCAAGGGTGCTTGAGGCATTTTCAGAGAGATACTATGAGCAATCTCCGCAGATTCTAGCTAATAAAGATGCTGCTCTGTTGTTATCGTATTCTATAATAATGCTCAACACTGACCAGCACAATGTTCAGGTAAAGAAGAAGATGACAGAGGAGGATTTCATCCGTAATAATCGGCACATTAATGGAGGTAATGATCTTCCTCGTGAATTTCTATCTGAATTGTACCATTCAATCTGCAACAATGAGATCCGGACAACACCAGAGCAAGGTGCTGGTTTTGCTGAAATGAACCcaagccgttggattgatttgatGCACAAATCTAAAAAAACATCTCCATACATCATGTGTGATTCTAAAGCCTACCTTGACCATGATATGTTTGCTATAATGTCGGGCCCTACTATTGCTGCTATCTCTGTGGTGTTTGATCATGCTGAACATGAGGATGTCTACCAAACTTGTATAGATGGTTTCTTGGCTGTTGCAAAGATTTCAGCTTGCCATCATCTTGAAGATGTTTTGGATGATCTAGTAGTATCTCTATGTAAGTTCACAACTCTCTTGAATCCCTCAATGGTGGAGGAACCTGTTTTAGCCTTTGGCGATGATGCAAAAGCAAGGATGGCAACTGTTACAGTTTTCAATATAGCAAACGAATATGGTGATTTTATCCGTACTGGCTGGAGAAATATCTTGGATTGCATCTTAAGACTGCACAAGCTTGGCCTTCTTCCTGCTCGTGTGGCCAGTGATGCGGCTGATGATTCAGAGGCTTGTTCTGATCCAGGACATGGGAAACCCCTCACAAATTCATCGTCTGCTGCTCATATGCAATCCCTAGGTACTCCCAGAAGATCTTCAGGACTTATGGGCCGGTTTAGTCAACTCCTATCTCTAGATACGGAAGAGCCTAGGTCTCAACCTACTGAGCAACAACTTGCGGCTCATCAGCGCACACTGCAGACAATTCAGAAATGCCATATTGATACCATCTTCACAGGAAGTAAGTTTCTCCTAGCTGATTCTTTGTTGCAGTTGGCAAGGGCCCTCATATGGGCTGCAGGGAGACCTCAGAAGGGCAGTAGTTCCCCCGAGGATGAAGATACCGCAGTGTTCTGCTTGGAATTGCTGATTGCAATCACCTTGAACAATAGAGATAGAATAGAACTTCTTTGGCAGGGAGTTTATGAACATAGTGCTAATATTGTACACTCAACAATAATGCCTTGTGCTCTAATTGAGAAAGCTGTTTTTGGACTACTGCGCATCTGCCAGAGACTTCTTCCTTATAAAGAGAACTTCGCAGATGAACTTCTAAAGTCACTACATCTTGTTCTCAAGCTTGATGCCCGGGTAGCTGATGCATACTGCGAACAAATTACGCAGGAAGTGAGTCGGCTGGTTAAAGCAAATGCTCCACATATCCGATCTCAAATGGGATGGCGAAATATTACTCAATTACTTTCTTTTACAGCTCGACATACAGAAGCTTCGGAACCAGGATTTGATGCCCTATGTTTCATCATGTCTGAGGGAGCCCATTTGTCTCCAGCTAATTATGTTCTTTGCATTGATGCAGCAAGAAATTTTGCAGAATCCCGTACTGGACCAGCTGATAGACCTGCTTGTGCGGTGCATCTTATGGCAGGTTCTGTTGCTTGTTTAGCACGCTGGTCCAAAGATGCCAGGGAAGCGATGGCGGAGGCAGAAGCTTTGAAGCTATCTCAGGATATAGGGGAAATGTGGCTGAGGCTTGTACAGGGTCTAAGGAAAGTTTGTCTGGATCAGAGAGAAGTTAGGAATCATGCTCTTTCATCCCTACAAATGTGTTTGACAGGAGTAGATGAAATTTACCTTCCACATGGTCTCTGGTTGCAGTGCTTTGATATTGTCATTTTCACAATGCTGGACGACTTGATTGAGCTCACATCACAGAAAGATTATCGAAACATGGAAGAGACGCTTGTTCTTGCCTTGAAGCTTttaactaaggtgtttttacaaTTGCTTCACGAGCTATCTCAATTGACCACCTTCTGTAAACTCTGGCTTGGAGTCCTCAACCGGATGGAGAAATACATGAAGGTGAAGCTTAGAGGTAAGAAAAGTGAAAAGCTTCAGGAGCTAGTCCCTGAACTTCTTAAGAACACCTTGGTTGTAATGAAATCTAAGGGGGTACTTGTTCAGAGGGGTGCTCTCGGTGGAGATAGCTTGTGGGAGCTGACATGGTTGCACGTGAATAATATCGTTCCTTCTCTGCAATCTGAGGTGTTCCCTGATAATGAGCCAGGACACTTAGACTCTGACCAGACAGACATAGGTAGAAGTGCATATGATGAAACTGGTCCGAGTTGA
- the LOC104237751 gene encoding ARF guanine-nucleotide exchange factor GNOM isoform X2, protein MGRLRLQSSIKAIEEEPEDCETTSSNKTAIACMINSEVSAVLAVMRRNVRWGGRYASGDDQLEHSLIQSLKTLRKQLFSWQHSGQAISSALYLQPFLDVIRSDETGAPITSVALSSVFKILTLNIFDINTVNIEDAMHSVVDAVTSCRFEVTDPASEEVVLMKILKVLLACMRSKASVVLSNQHVCTIVNTCFRVVHQAGTKSELLQRIARHTMHELVRCIFAHLPEVDNMQHSIVRRHSSTKSEVAANDNEYSFSSKLGNGTGTSEYDSLPPSGGFTSSVSTGLLSTDEGIVMGDNGKDNIPYDLHLMTEPYGVPCMVEIFHFLCSLLNVVEHVGMGPRANTMAFDEDVPLFALGLINSAIELGGPAICSHPRLLSLVQDELFRNLMQFGLSLSPLILSMVCSIVLNLYQHLRTELKLQLEAFFSCVVLRLAQSRYGASYQQQEVAMEALVDFCRQKSFMVEMYANLDCDITCSNIFEDLANLLSKSAFPVNSPLSAMHILALDGLIAVIQGMAERIGNGSYDSEYTPINLEEYTPFWMVKCENYSDPDHWVPFVRRRKYIKRRLMIGADHFNRDPKKGLEFLQGTHLLPEKLDPQSVACFFRFTAGLDKNLVGDFLGNHDEFCVQVLHEFAGTFDFQDMNLDTALRLFLETFRLPGESQKIARVLEAFSERYYEQSPQILANKDAALLLSYSIIMLNTDQHNVQVKKKMTEEDFIRNNRHINGGNDLPREFLSELYHSICNNEIRTTPEQGAGFAEMNPSRWIDLMHKSKKTSPYIMCDSKAYLDHDMFAIMSGPTIAAISVVFDHAEHEDVYQTCIDGFLAVAKISACHHLEDVLDDLVVSLCKFTTLLNPSMVEEPVLAFGDDAKARMATVTVFNIANEYGDFIRTGWRNILDCILRLHKLGLLPARVASDAADDSEACSDPGHGKPLTNSSSAAHMQSLGTPRRSSGLMGRFSQLLSLDTEEPRSQPTEQQLAAHQRTLQTIQKCHIDTIFTGSKFLLADSLLQLARALIWAAGRPQKGSSSPEDEDTAVFCLELLIAITLNNRDRIELLWQGVYEHSANIVHSTIMPCALIEKAVFGLLRICQRLLPYKENFADELLKSLHLVLKLDARVADAYCEQITQEVSRLVKANAPHIRSQMGWRNITQLLSFTARHTEASEPGFDALCFIMSEGAHLSPANYVLCIDAARNFAESRTGPADRPACAVHLMAGSVACLARWSKDAREAMAEAEALKLSQDIGEMWLRLVQGLRKVCLDQREVRNHALSSLQMCLTGVDEIYLPHGLWLQCFDIVIFTMLDDLIELTSQKDYRNMEETLVLALKLLTKVFLQLLHELSQLTTFCKLWLGVLNRMEKYMKVKLRGKKSEKLQELVPELLKNTLVVMKSKGVLVQRGALGGDSLWELTWLHVNNIVPSLQSEVFPDNEPGHLDSDQTDIGRSAYDETGPS, encoded by the exons ATGGGGCGCTTAAGGCTACAATCTAGTATCAAAGCaattgaagaagaaccagaagaTTGTGAGACGACTTCTTCCAACAAAACTGCTATAGCTTGTATGATTAATTCTgaagtaagtgctgttttagcaGTCATGAGAAGAAACGTGAGGTGGGGTGGTCGTTATGCTTCAGGAGATGATCAGCTAGAACACTCTCTAATCCAGTCTCTTAAGACTTTGCGTAAGCAGCTATTTTCATGGCAGCATTCAGGGCAAGCCATCAGTTCAGCCTTATATCTCCAGCCATTTCTGGATGTTATTCGGTCTGATGAAACTGGGGCACCAATCACTAGTGTTGCATTGTCTTCTGTTTTCAAGATTTTGACCCTCAATATTTTTGATATTAATACTGTCAATATTGAAGATGCAATGCACTCTGTTGTCGATGCTGTGACTAGTTGCAGATTTGAGGTGACAGATCCTGCATCAGAAGAAGTTGTATTGATGAAGATACTTAAAGTTCTTTTGGCCTGCATGAGAAGTAAAGCATCGGTTGTGTTGAGTAATCAGCATGTTTGCACCATCGTCAACACATGCTTCAGAGTAGTTCATCAAGCTGGAACAAAAAGTGAGCTCTTACAGCGGATAGCACGTCACAccatgcatgaactcgtgagatgTATTTTTGCGCACCTTCCAGAAGTTGACAACATGCAACATTCCATAGTTAGACGGCACAGTTCTACCAAAAGCGAG GTTGCTGCTAATGATAACGAGTACAGTTTCAGTAGCAAGTTGGGAAATGGTACTGGTACCTCCGAATATGATAGCCTACCACCTTCTGGAGGTTTCACTTCTTCTGTTTCCACAGGTCTGCTTAGCACAGATGAAGGCATAGTCATGGGTGATAACGGGAAGGATAACATTCCTTATGACCTACATTTGATGACAGAGCCATATGGTGTCCCATGCATGGTCGAGATATTTCACTTCTTGTGCTCTTTGTTGAATGTTGTCGAACATGTAGGGATGGGTCCTAGAGCAAATACTATGGCATTTGATGAAGATGTTCCTCTATTTGCCCTTGGTTTGATTAACTCAGCCATTGAACTGGGAGGCCCTGCTATTTGCAGTCACCCCAGATTGTTGAGTTTAGTCCAGGATGAATTATTCCGTAATCTAATGCAGTTTGGTTTGTCATTGAGTCCATTGATTCTTTCAATGGTCTGCAGTATTGTTCTAAATCTGTATCAGCACTTGCGTACTGAACTAAAACTACAGCTTGAGGCTTTCTTTTCCTGTGTGGTCTTGAGACTTGCACAAAGTCGTTATGGGGCTTCATACCAGCAGCAGGAAGTAGCAATGGAGGCTCTTGTTGACTTTTGCAGACAAAAATCCTTCATGGTAGAAATGTATGCAAATTTAGATTGCGATATCACCTGCAGTAACATTTTTGAAGACCTTGCGAATTTATTATCTAAGAGTGCATTTCCGGTGAACTCTCCGTTGTCTGCCATGCACATTCTTGCTTTGGATGGTCTGATTGCTGTAATCCAGGGAATGGCTGAGAGGATAGGCAATGGATCCTATGATTCGGAATATACTCCAATAAATCTAGAGGAGTATACTCCATTCTGGATGGTTAAGTGTGAGAACTATAGTGATCCTGATCATTGGGTACCATTCGTACGTCGACGGAAGTACATCAAGAGAAGGTTAATGATTGGAGCTGATCACTTTAATAGGGACCCAAAGAAAGGGCTGGAGTTTCTTCAAGGAACACATCTATTGCCGGAAAAACTTGATCCACAGAGTGTGGCTTGCTTTTTTAGGTTCACAGCTGGGCTAGATAAGAATCTTGTTGGGGATTTTCTTGGAAATCATGATGAATTTTGTGTCCAGGTGCTTCATGAGTTTGCTGGAACATTTGATTTCCAAGACATGAACCTAGATACCGCATTGAGGCTTTTTTTGGAAACTTTCCGATTGCCTGGGGAATCTCAAAAGATAGCAAGGGTGCTTGAGGCATTTTCAGAGAGATACTATGAGCAATCTCCGCAGATTCTAGCTAATAAAGATGCTGCTCTGTTGTTATCGTATTCTATAATAATGCTCAACACTGACCAGCACAATGTTCAGGTAAAGAAGAAGATGACAGAGGAGGATTTCATCCGTAATAATCGGCACATTAATGGAGGTAATGATCTTCCTCGTGAATTTCTATCTGAATTGTACCATTCAATCTGCAACAATGAGATCCGGACAACACCAGAGCAAGGTGCTGGTTTTGCTGAAATGAACCcaagccgttggattgatttgatGCACAAATCTAAAAAAACATCTCCATACATCATGTGTGATTCTAAAGCCTACCTTGACCATGATATGTTTGCTATAATGTCGGGCCCTACTATTGCTGCTATCTCTGTGGTGTTTGATCATGCTGAACATGAGGATGTCTACCAAACTTGTATAGATGGTTTCTTGGCTGTTGCAAAGATTTCAGCTTGCCATCATCTTGAAGATGTTTTGGATGATCTAGTAGTATCTCTATGTAAGTTCACAACTCTCTTGAATCCCTCAATGGTGGAGGAACCTGTTTTAGCCTTTGGCGATGATGCAAAAGCAAGGATGGCAACTGTTACAGTTTTCAATATAGCAAACGAATATGGTGATTTTATCCGTACTGGCTGGAGAAATATCTTGGATTGCATCTTAAGACTGCACAAGCTTGGCCTTCTTCCTGCTCGTGTGGCCAGTGATGCGGCTGATGATTCAGAGGCTTGTTCTGATCCAGGACATGGGAAACCCCTCACAAATTCATCGTCTGCTGCTCATATGCAATCCCTAGGTACTCCCAGAAGATCTTCAGGACTTATGGGCCGGTTTAGTCAACTCCTATCTCTAGATACGGAAGAGCCTAGGTCTCAACCTACTGAGCAACAACTTGCGGCTCATCAGCGCACACTGCAGACAATTCAGAAATGCCATATTGATACCATCTTCACAGGAAGTAAGTTTCTCCTAGCTGATTCTTTGTTGCAGTTGGCAAGGGCCCTCATATGGGCTGCAGGGAGACCTCAGAAGGGCAGTAGTTCCCCCGAGGATGAAGATACCGCAGTGTTCTGCTTGGAATTGCTGATTGCAATCACCTTGAACAATAGAGATAGAATAGAACTTCTTTGGCAGGGAGTTTATGAACATAGTGCTAATATTGTACACTCAACAATAATGCCTTGTGCTCTAATTGAGAAAGCTGTTTTTGGACTACTGCGCATCTGCCAGAGACTTCTTCCTTATAAAGAGAACTTCGCAGATGAACTTCTAAAGTCACTACATCTTGTTCTCAAGCTTGATGCCCGGGTAGCTGATGCATACTGCGAACAAATTACGCAGGAAGTGAGTCGGCTGGTTAAAGCAAATGCTCCACATATCCGATCTCAAATGGGATGGCGAAATATTACTCAATTACTTTCTTTTACAGCTCGACATACAGAAGCTTCGGAACCAGGATTTGATGCCCTATGTTTCATCATGTCTGAGGGAGCCCATTTGTCTCCAGCTAATTATGTTCTTTGCATTGATGCAGCAAGAAATTTTGCAGAATCCCGTACTGGACCAGCTGATAGACCTGCTTGTGCGGTGCATCTTATGGCAGGTTCTGTTGCTTGTTTAGCACGCTGGTCCAAAGATGCCAGGGAAGCGATGGCGGAGGCAGAAGCTTTGAAGCTATCTCAGGATATAGGGGAAATGTGGCTGAGGCTTGTACAGGGTCTAAGGAAAGTTTGTCTGGATCAGAGAGAAGTTAGGAATCATGCTCTTTCATCCCTACAAATGTGTTTGACAGGAGTAGATGAAATTTACCTTCCACATGGTCTCTGGTTGCAGTGCTTTGATATTGTCATTTTCACAATGCTGGACGACTTGATTGAGCTCACATCACAGAAAGATTATCGAAACATGGAAGAGACGCTTGTTCTTGCCTTGAAGCTTttaactaaggtgtttttacaaTTGCTTCACGAGCTATCTCAATTGACCACCTTCTGTAAACTCTGGCTTGGAGTCCTCAACCGGATGGAGAAATACATGAAGGTGAAGCTTAGAGGTAAGAAAAGTGAAAAGCTTCAGGAGCTAGTCCCTGAACTTCTTAAGAACACCTTGGTTGTAATGAAATCTAAGGGGGTACTTGTTCAGAGGGGTGCTCTCGGTGGAGATAGCTTGTGGGAGCTGACATGGTTGCACGTGAATAATATCGTTCCTTCTCTGCAATCTGAGGTGTTCCCTGATAATGAGCCAGGACACTTAGACTCTGACCAGACAGACATAGGTAGAAGTGCATATGATGAAACTGGTCCGAGTTGA